In the genome of Longimicrobium sp., one region contains:
- a CDS encoding methylmalonyl-CoA mutase family protein — translation MSDTPAANIGEDSGSTGPADGGKQAWTERVVAPALAKHPERRERFVSTSGVEVDRLYTPEDTAALDYPRDLGYPGEYPFTRGIQPTMYRGRFWTMRQYAGFGTAEETNTRFKLLLQAGQTGLSTAFDLPTQMGYDSDASMAAGEVGRVGVAIDSLADMRRLLDGIPLDRVSTSMTINATAAILLAFYIAVADERGIPRGKISGTIQNDILKEYIARGTYIYPVEPSLRLITDIFAFCNAEVPKWNTISISGYHIREAGATAAQEIAFTFADGLEYVRRALDAGLDVDRFAPRLSFFFASHNDLFEEVAKFRAARRLWARLMRERFGAGDDAAKLRFHTQTGGVTLQAQQPLNNVVRVTVQALAAVLGGTQSLHTNGYDEALSLPTAQAATLALRTQQVLAYESGAADTVDPLAGSYYVESLTTAVEEKAREYLEKIEEMGGASEAIVYMQEEIHRAAYEHQISVEAGDRIVVGVNKFQSAEGEPVDLAQPDFSALEASQRAQLAEIKRGRDGAEVRARLEAIRAAARGTDNLMPHIIDAVKAMVTLGEISDALREEWGVYRPE, via the coding sequence ATGAGCGACACACCGGCGGCGAACATCGGCGAGGATTCCGGCAGCACCGGCCCGGCGGACGGCGGGAAGCAGGCGTGGACCGAGCGCGTGGTGGCGCCCGCGCTGGCGAAGCACCCCGAGCGGCGCGAGCGGTTCGTCTCCACCAGCGGCGTGGAGGTCGACCGGCTGTACACGCCGGAAGACACGGCGGCGCTCGACTACCCGCGCGACCTGGGCTATCCCGGCGAGTACCCGTTCACGCGCGGCATCCAGCCCACCATGTACCGCGGGCGCTTCTGGACCATGCGCCAGTACGCGGGCTTCGGCACGGCCGAGGAGACCAACACGCGCTTCAAGCTCCTGCTGCAGGCGGGGCAGACGGGTCTCTCCACCGCGTTCGACCTGCCCACGCAGATGGGGTACGATTCGGACGCGTCGATGGCGGCGGGCGAGGTCGGGCGCGTGGGCGTGGCCATCGACTCGCTGGCGGACATGCGGCGGCTGCTGGACGGGATCCCGCTGGACAGGGTCAGCACCTCGATGACCATCAACGCCACGGCGGCCATCCTCCTGGCGTTCTACATCGCCGTCGCGGACGAGCGCGGCATCCCCCGCGGCAAGATCAGCGGGACGATCCAGAACGACATCCTGAAGGAGTACATCGCCCGCGGGACGTACATCTACCCCGTGGAGCCCAGCCTGCGCCTGATCACCGACATCTTCGCGTTCTGCAACGCCGAGGTGCCGAAGTGGAACACCATCTCCATCTCCGGCTACCACATCCGCGAGGCGGGGGCCACGGCGGCGCAGGAGATCGCCTTCACCTTCGCCGACGGGCTTGAGTACGTGCGCCGCGCGCTGGACGCGGGGCTGGACGTGGACAGGTTCGCCCCGCGGCTCTCCTTCTTCTTCGCCAGCCACAACGACCTGTTCGAGGAGGTCGCCAAGTTCCGCGCGGCGCGCCGCCTGTGGGCGCGGCTGATGCGCGAGCGCTTCGGCGCGGGCGACGACGCGGCGAAGCTGCGCTTCCACACGCAGACCGGCGGGGTCACGCTGCAGGCGCAGCAGCCGCTGAACAACGTGGTCCGCGTCACGGTTCAGGCCCTCGCCGCCGTGCTGGGCGGTACGCAGAGCCTGCACACCAACGGCTACGACGAGGCGCTGTCGCTCCCCACCGCGCAGGCGGCCACGCTGGCGCTGCGCACGCAGCAGGTGCTGGCGTACGAGAGCGGCGCGGCGGACACGGTCGATCCGCTGGCCGGCAGCTACTATGTCGAGTCGCTGACGACCGCGGTGGAGGAGAAGGCGCGCGAGTACCTGGAGAAGATCGAGGAGATGGGCGGCGCGTCCGAGGCCATCGTCTACATGCAGGAGGAGATCCACCGCGCCGCGTACGAGCACCAGATCTCGGTCGAGGCGGGCGACCGCATCGTCGTCGGCGTCAACAAGTTCCAGTCCGCCGAGGGGGAGCCCGTCGACCTGGCCCAGCCGGACTTCTCCGCGCTGGAGGCGTCGCAGCGGGCCCAGCTGGCCGAGATCAAGCGCGGCCGCGACGGCGCCGAGGTGCGCGCGCGGCTGGAGGCCATCCGCGCCGCCGCCCGCGGCACCGACAACCTGATGCCGCACATCATCGACGCCGTGAAGGCGATGGTCACCCTCGGCGAGATCAGCGACGCGCTCCGCGAGGAGTGGGGCGTCTACCGCCCGGAGTGA
- a CDS encoding malonic semialdehyde reductase: MEKRVDDRALDVLFREARSYYSWQDRPVSDDTLRELYEMCKLGPTAANSNPARFVFVRSREARERLRPVLAPGNVEKTMTAPVTVIVAYDLLFYHKMAKLFPPNPAMGDLYANNPQLVETTARRNSSLQGAYLMMAARALGLDCGPMSGFDNARLDEEFFGAGRECEGCDQEFFPEGHVKSNFLVNLGYGTREKLFPRLPRLAFEEACTLM, encoded by the coding sequence ATGGAGAAGCGGGTGGACGACCGGGCGCTGGACGTGCTTTTCCGCGAGGCGCGCTCGTACTACAGCTGGCAGGACCGGCCGGTGAGCGACGACACGCTCCGCGAGCTGTATGAGATGTGCAAGCTGGGGCCGACGGCGGCCAACTCGAACCCGGCGCGCTTCGTGTTCGTGCGCTCGCGGGAGGCCAGGGAGCGGCTGCGCCCCGTGCTGGCGCCGGGAAACGTGGAGAAGACGATGACCGCGCCGGTAACGGTGATCGTTGCGTACGACCTGCTGTTCTACCACAAGATGGCCAAGCTCTTCCCCCCGAACCCGGCGATGGGTGACCTGTACGCGAACAATCCCCAGCTGGTGGAGACCACCGCGCGGCGCAACTCGTCGCTGCAGGGCGCCTACCTGATGATGGCGGCGCGCGCGCTGGGGCTGGACTGCGGGCCGATGTCCGGCTTCGACAACGCCCGGCTCGACGAGGAGTTCTTCGGCGCGGGCAGGGAGTGCGAGGGGTGCGACCAGGAGTTCTTCCCCGAGGGGCACGTGAAGAGCAACTTCCTGGTGAACCTGGGCTACGGGACGCGCGAGAAGCTCTTCCCGCGCCTGCCGCGGCTCGCCTTCGAGGAGGCCTGCACACTGATGTGA